A window of the Alnus glutinosa chromosome 4, dhAlnGlut1.1, whole genome shotgun sequence genome harbors these coding sequences:
- the LOC133865241 gene encoding probable pectinesterase/pectinesterase inhibitor 46, producing the protein MMNMSSSFRGYGKVDAAEQAKLEEARRKTRKRVIIISISSVILVCVVVATVLGTSNNSGGNSADQPLSSSIKAICDVTLYPDTCSTSLAPLAHSSHIQPIDAFKLATQVAFAELQKVADQYFSEQSNFNGNMNVAALESCRQLLSLALDHLNGTLFSSSLSLLDVADDLQTWLSSAGTYQETCKDGFENANATAKSTIDNWLKNSTELTSNSLAIVSWISKIESALNLRRRRLMSFDPEWLNSKDRKLLETSDLTTQANIVVAQDGSGQCKNISDALKAVPDKSSTRFVIYVKKGIYYENVQINKNKWNVLMVGDGMNDTIVSGGLNFVDGTPTYSTATFAVAGKGFIAIDMGFCNTAGAIKHQAVALLSDSDKSVFYRCSMDAFQDTLYAHTNRQFYRECNITGTVDFIFGNSAVVLQNCTIRPRLPLPGQQNTITAQGKADPNQNTGISIQNCSITPYGDLSSVQTYLGRPWKNYSTTVYIGNYLESFIDPSGWLPWIGTSAPNTIFYSEFQNYGPGSTLENRVNWVGVKNNMTSKQAKKFTVGSFIKGKQWISDAGVPYQSGL; encoded by the exons ATGATGAACATGTCGTCGTCCTTCAGAGGCTATGGCAAAGTTGATGCAGCCGAGCAAGCAAAGCTTGAAGAAGCTCGCCGGAAGACCCGAAAGCGAGTCATCATCATAAGCATATCCTCCGTCATTCTCGTCTGCGTTGTAGTCGCCACTGTGCTCGGAACTTCTAATAATTCCGGTGGAAATTCTGCTGATCAGCCTCTCtcctcttctataaaagccatttGCGACGTCACCTTGTACCCTGACACGTGTTCCACTAGTCTCGCTCCGCTAGCTCACTCGAGCCACATTCAGCCTATCGATGCCTTCAAGTTGGCAACCCAGGTGGCGTTCGCTGAGTTGCAAAAAGTTGCTGATCAGTACTTCTCGGAGCAGAGCAACTTTAATG gCAATATGAATGTTGCTGCTTTGGAAAGCTGTCGCCAACTTTTGAGCCTGGCATTGGATCATCTTAATGGCACATTGTTCTCCAGTTCTCTCTCGTTGCTTGATGTTGCTGATGATCTCCAAACATGGCTCAGTTCTGCCGGCACTTATCAGGAGACGTGCAAAGACGGCTTTGAGAATGCAAATGCAACAGCAAAGAGCACTATTGACAATTGGCTCAAGAATTCTACTGAACTAACAAGCAACAGCCTTGCCATCGTATCATGGATTTCAAAGATAGAAAGCGCTTTGAATCTGCGGCGGCGGCGGCTAATGAGTTTTGACCCAGAGTGGCTGAATTCGAAAGATAGGAAGCTACTTGAAACTTCAGATTTGACGACGCAGGCCAACATTGTTGTGGCTCAAGACGGCTCCGGCCAGTGCAAAAACATCAGTGATGCTCTTAAAGCGGTCCCTGACAAAAGCAGCACGAGGTTCGTGATATATGTGAAGAAAGGGATCTACTATGAAAATGTACAGATAAATAAGAACAAGTGGAATGTTCTGATGGTCGGCGATGGAATGAATGATACAATTGTCTCCGGTGGACTCAACTTCGTCGATGGGACTCCAACGTATTCAACGGCAACATTTGCAGTAGCTGGCAAAGGCTTCATTGCTATAGACATGGGGTTTTGCAACACTGCCGGAGCAATCAAGCACCAGGCGGTGGCCCTATTATCAGACTCGGACAAATCCGTCTTCTACAG GTGTTCAATGGATGCATTTCAAGACACCCTCTACGCACACACCAACCGGCAGTTTTACCGTGAATGCAACATCACTGGGACGGTTGATTTTATCTTCGGAAACTCGGCGGTGGTTTTGCAGAACTGTACAATCCGGCCTAGATTACCGTTACCTGGCCAGCAGAACACCATCACGGCGCAAGGCAAGGCTGACCCAAATCAGAACACTGGAATCTCGATCCAGAATTGCAGCATCACGCCGTATGGGGACTTGAGTTCAGTCCAAACATATCTTGGACGGCCATGGAAGAATTACTCCACAACTGTGTATATAGGTAACTATTTGGAGAGCTTCATCGACCCCAGTGGATGGTTGCCATGGATAGGCACGTCAGCCCCAAACACCATATTTTACAGTGAGTTTCAAAACTATGGCCCCGGTTCTACGCTGGAAAATAGAGTTAACTGGGTGGGAGTAAAGAATAACATGACCAGCAAACAAGCCAAGAAATTCACAGTGGGTTCATTCATCAAAGGGAAACAGTGGATTTCGGATGCAGGGGTTCCCTATCAATCTGGCCTGTGA